The Sorex araneus isolate mSorAra2 chromosome X, mSorAra2.pri, whole genome shotgun sequence DNA segment ACGTCGCGGCCAGCAATGTCCACCCGCATGATGGAGTGCGGCATGGCGAAGCCCTCGTAGATGGGGACGGCGTGCGTGACCCCATCCCCTGAGTCTAGAACCACGCCCGTTGTCCGTCCTGTTGCGTACCTACCATGGGTTGGCATTCCTTCACCTCAGCCACTGGGACAGGGGGACCCCTCAGccctgggagggaccctgggagtCAAAGATCATACTGAGCAGGGCAGCTCTGGGGAGATGGGGACTCAGGGAGCACTCACAGGCTGAGCACGGCCTGCATGGAGATGAACAGGGCCGGCACGTTGAAGGTCTCAAAGAACACCTCGGCCGCCTTCTCCCGGTTCTTACTGGGGTTGAGTGGTGCTTCCGTGAGGAGAACAGGGTGCTACAGGAGAGGGTGGGATCAAGGGAATGCACCCAGCAATACAATGAACCCTCAAAGGACCTTTCCAGAGAGTGGCCTGCTGTCCTTCCAAGCTACCCTGCTGcccacgggggtgggggcgggagaccAGCTCTCCGGGAAACTGGGCTCAGAGGCAGCCAGGGGAAGGGGGCCTGTGCGGGCAGGCAGGAAGCAGAGCAAGAAGCGGGCCCCGGGAGCCACACCTCCTCGGAGAAGGTCTGCAGCTGGTCCTTGGAGTAGACGTACTGCCAGATGCGCTCCATGTCGTTCCAGTCGCGCACCACGCCATGCTCCATGGGGTAGCGGATGGCCAGCAGGCCTCGGTGTTCCTGAAAGGGGGAGTCAGGTGTGACCAGGCCTTGCCTGGCACCCACCTCTGCCCTTCTGATGCAGAACAGGTCCTTCCAGCAGCAACTCAGACCCTCAGGCCCAGCTAGTGTCTTtgggcctctcccctgcccctcgcAGCACCTGGCCTCCACCCCACAGGGCAGTGCCATGAGCCTCCTTGCGACTGGCTCTCCAGCCGGTGCTCAGTGCCCCCCTGAACCTGCCTTCCTGTCCCCCGACTTGCCTCTTCTCCCCAAATACTCTCGGGCCTCCTTCATCCACTTGGGGCTCCTCCTgacctgtctccccagccccacctctgcgCCCCTGCTCCAACCCTACAGGATGGGGACCCCAGGTGCTCACACCCTCTCGCTTGCTATTCTCCCCCTCATCCCTGGCCCCCTGCTACAGGGTCTTGTCTGACCATGTGAGTCTACCCTGTCAGGGCCCAAAGAGGCCCCTGTGGCTCCTTTTTGGATCCATCCTCAAGCCCAAGTGATTCAGACTCGAGCGGCTTTAGTGAGTGTGCGCCGTGCTGGGGTTAGACCCAGGGTCTCACCTGAGCCGTGGCCTTGGCCTGCTCAGCTGTGGGACAGGAAGTCAGAACAGGGCCTCGTACACgggggcaagtgctctgccactagGCCATCTCCTAGGCCCCTAATGCTACAGTGCCATGAGTTTTTCCTTTGGCAGCTTCCAAACAGCATCTGTGTCTTCTCCACTGCCACCAGCACCTCATCTTTCAGAGCAGAGTGCTTGGGGAGGGAAGCCCGAGATGCCCAGACGACCCCAGAGAACAGAATCCGCAGGGCCCCTCAGGAGACTCTGACGGGGATCATCAACACGCCTGGGGACTGTGAGGTCCCCGGCCCAAGTGGAGGTGGCTCCCAATGTTACCTCTGCCTTGGGTCCGATGAAGAGGTCCCCCTCCAGGGCTCCGGCCATCACCCGCATGTGCTTCGGGCGCCCCACACTGAGGACAAGAGAAGCTGGTGAGGAGGGTGGGGACAAAGCTGAGCCTGTGGACTGAGGCCCGCATATGCAGGGTGAGAAGAAAGGGTGTCCCCCCCTTTCACTCCCCGCTCCCTGCTCTACTCCCACGGCCCAGTGCTGGGCTGGCCACAATGACTCAGCCCATGTGCTGGATTCCAGCGGGCAGGGTCCCCCAAAGGCCAGGCCAAGGCCACTCCTGCCCTTCCCCCGCAGCGTGGCCAGAGAGGGGGTCTGCTTCCTGATGACCAGACACAACCAGTGGAGCTGGGCCTGTGCCCTGCCCAGCAGcagacccgcccccacccctgtggAGTTAAGAAAAGCCAGCTCCAGGCCCGCACGGTGCTCTGCGCCAGCTGCCTCTGCACCAGGACTGCGGTTGGCGCCACAGCTATCACAAGGAGGGTCTGGGTCCCCCTCCAATCTTCAAGGGAGATGCTCCCCTCAGACTAGAGGGTACTGCTGTCTGGGCttccgccccctcacccctgcaatccgccccctcacccctgcaaccTGGGCACCAATCAGAGACACTGCTGGACTGAAGGAAACTTTCTAGAATCTGAAAATAGACAAGACTGGACACAAATGTGTCTGGTGAGGCGGGGCTGTCTGGCATCCCTTTCCTCCCTGTGCCCTGGGAGACGAGCCCTGTCATCTctgccagcaccacacccatcccTCGGGACTGCTGCCTGCTGTCCCGCCTCCTCACTTAATGAAGGGCCCAAATCTCAGGCCCCAAAGGAAGGGAGTCCAGAGTCTGCACAGTCAGAGTAGCCGGTACTGTTAAACTCACACTGGTCCTTTCTCTCACAGCTGGAGGCATCAGTGGTCTCCAGTGAGCCAAGACACAGAGCTCTTGTCTGCCCCTGGTTCCCCAAACTCTCCCCCTAAGAGCAAATAAAAGAGCTTGAGTTGCTGCCCAGGCAACACTTACTagtttggaaaacagtatttGGGAATCTGGTCTCCTGCAAAGCCAGCCTtgatgacccctgagccctgcaagagaaaaaaaatattcttagctCCTGCAGCAGAGGGCTGGATTGGTTATAAGCATACCAATGGTTCAAATTTGGGGAGCAGACAACAGTTttgcaccctctctctctctgaaatccAACATTTGGAACAGGAGGTGGGAGAAGAAGGGTGCCACTGGCCTCTAGGGACATAGGCCGAACAGCGTCTAGCCCAGAGTATCTGAGTGGCAGCCTGGGAAACCTGAAGCATACTTCCTCTGAGGGACCCACAAGGTGAGCTACATCCATATGTGCTGGAAAAAATCCCTAAGTATGGTTTTAGACATgagctccctggcccctgagcagaaCACATATAGGCCCCAGAAAAGAGCATTGGTGTTCAGGGAGAGggtatctctctggtctccccaGAATTACAGGTGAAGTAGCTCTGAGTGGGAAGTTGGCACCTGGACAGCTCCCAGTGAAGGGCCCAGAACAGCAGATatgaatacacagacacacagacacgtgcaTGCTAAAGGGTGCAAAGTGCAGAGGGCCCACGCCAGCCGGGTCTGAGCTCATTGCCTGTCAATGAGCCAAAGTGAATTATTTGCCCACCAGGAAAATAATTCTTTGCTCATTTGGACTTCCCTGTAGTGGCTGGAGGGCACCCCCCAAACCCAATTCTGGCCTTTTCAGTAAACATCACACTCAGGGAGCTCTTATGGCAAACACCAAAGGGTCACACAGAGAGAATGAGGCAGATCCGAAAAAGAGGAGTGAGTCATTAAGAGTCCCAGGCTCACATGTCAGCGGCACAGCCCGGCTCCCATCCTGTCCTTCATTTCTTTAAGGACAACCAGAAATTCCTGGCCAGGAGCTGAACGAGCAGAGCCCACCAGGGCTGAAGGGCAAGGCCAGTGCCAGGCTGGACATCTTTCCTCCCAATGATCCCAATCTGACTGTGGTTTCCAACTCTGTCCACTGCCCCCCATCACCATGGACTGGGAGAACTTAAGAAGCGAGAGGGTCAAAGTCAACCGGCCAGATCTCGGTGGAGCTGGAACTGGCGATGATTAATACGTATTAAAATGCCCGGGAAAGAATGCGGTAGAATTGGTTTGCTAAGGAGGTCAGCCTGGGAGTGTAGTTGTAAAGGTCATCAGACCAACCAAAGCCAAACAGTCCCGCAACGTGCAAAACGGCACCCAGATGCTACCTGGCTCCACCAGGGCGAGGGGAGGCGGAAAGGCTGAGGGGGTCTGACTACCTGTCGAGTAACCTCACTCCCCACCGAGAAGGGTGAGGAGCCCACCCTAGGGGCTGAAGCACGGGGGTCCTGCTGGAGGCAGCCCGGAGGGTACCACCGAGATGCTAACCGAGGGAGGCTCGGAGGATGCACTCCACcgttccagtatccctccagctTCGGGCGGGGCTCGGGCACAGATTCCGCCGGACTAGCTCAGGGCTCCCGGTTACTGAGCCAGGTGGGCTTGCGAGTCCCTGATCGGGGGCGGGCGAGCGTGCTAAGTCCGACGCAAAAGTCAATACAGGcggagtcccccaccccacctcgcccccCAAACACCAGCGCCTCGGCGGGCTGCCCGGCTCCCCACCCCCGCTTCCCGCTGCCGGGCCTCACGTTGTCGATGACCACGGGCTGGTTGGCGATGATGTCGTAGGACTCCATGGCCAGGCCGGGCCGGCCCTGCCCAGCAGGCGGGCCGTAGGAGGGACCCCGCGGAGCGCGGGCAGGTGGACTAAGGACAGAGGCGCCTCCAGATGCGGCGCCGCGCCCCTCCCACCCCGAAGGCGCAGCCTACGCTGGCCCGGAGGGTCTTGCTCTAGGGCGGATCCTGCGTCCAATCACCGCCACTACAGGCGCAGATTGACGGGGACCGCCCGggcggctgggggcagggggcggggcctcggggtgAGTGCCCGCCAATGGAGGGAGTTCGAAAGAACTGCCGGGGCGTTCCAAGGTAGGCTGCGCCGTGCACGAATGATGTCATGGCTCGGCTCTTAAAGGGGAGGGTGGGTGGAATGGACCAGCAGCGAGTTCTTCCGCCGGTTCCGAAGTCTTGGATCGCGCATTTCAGCTGAACGCGCAGTCCCGGAGGAAGCGAGAGCTGAATTGCACCCAGAATATTTCCTTTCTGAGCATTGAAAAGGATCCTCTTCTTTGTAAACATTCACTTCGAAGCACCGAACCTAATGCTTGCAGACTTCTACCTACTTTACGTAAATCCGACTATATCTCCGCAGTAGTTCTACCAGGTAGTAACAGTGTTGTCACTGCGGCTACAGTGGCATTGGCAATCAAAGAGCCTAACACTTAAGTAAGAATAAAACAGCGATTCTCCCAAAGCAGCGATCAATCTAGCTGGCAAGAGCGGGGTTGGTATTGGGCAGCCCCCTCTCGCGCTGAGCTCAGCCGCTAGGATGCAAGGTATGGGTGGAGTCAGAAATTGATTTCCAAACGGAGCCCCAGttatttgtcttttcatttaGCTTCCCAGTATATTGTGACATCGCACGGAAAAGTGCAGAATCCCTAGTGACAGACTTGTAGAAGCATCATCGGGTTTAAGAAACAGCATGACCGGTCTCCCACGAGCCTCGCATTTCTATCTTCACTGCCCTGAATTCCGCTCCCGTAGGTCCCTGACCCCTGACACCAGCGCCGGTTTGGCTACTATTTTCGTACTTGAGGCACAGTATTTTTTGTATCTGGTTTCTGTACTTTCATAAAATGCTCATGCTGCAACCGTTAAGCGAGTTTTACATAATCTGGTAAGAAACACGTAAGGAAGGACACGTGGCTAGTTAAACTAAAGAAAGCCAGACACTTCGGAACTTGTGTCTCTGGAATGTGACGCATCTTCAAAGACTCTTTAATACCGGAAAGGGACCATTGGCAAATCTGTGTGAGTGAAAGTTTACACTCTaaactttctgttgtttttgtttggggaggagggggcgttgTGGAGAGAGGGCAAACCCAGCGGTACTTACTTTCCCAACACTATAAATGTTtgtattaaattgttttttaacttGCTCATGTATAGATGacttctcactttttaaaaaatttgctttagtgaagcaaggtagtttttattgaacgaaAATTGGTAGAAAGAtgtgaaaggaaagagggaaaatgtgttaaagagaaaatacaggtttctccagggtggaaataagcaagcaaagaaacagacaagcaagtgaATGGgttcaagggagaaaaaaagtgtCCAAGCCTACTTCTGGCATTTTATATTGTGGTCAGACACACTTAAAATTCACCATCTTACCATCTTTAAGCATAGAGTTTGgttttattaaatacttttggggctggagactTTTTATTCCCAtcaccccttatggttccctgatccccccagaagtgacccctggttacatggctaggagtaatccctgagcacagccagatgttgcccaaaactctcaataaataaataaataaatgtataaatgtgtCTGTTATGTTATGTAACTGCTACATAACATTCAGCTACAACCATCAGCTCCAGGAatcttttcattttgtaaaactGAAACTCTGCACCCATTAAACAGTAATTTCCCACTACCCCTTTTCTCAGCTCCTGGCAGCTagctataaaatttctttttttgtccccTGGCCTGCCCGGACCAGAGCTGCATACTCTCCTTTCGCCCAGGTGAGCAGGaattacaaattaaaatgttCACCAGCTCTCCGGTCAGCTCTTTCTCactgcccgcgtttggtgctctcgaaCTGCTTCCCTACCAGAgacagctgttgccttggacagacaaaggaagaatgagggctaaactggttgctgattagttgccatttatttaatctctcatctctcccagctctctccaaccgtCTCTCTAACTCGCTCTATGATGCTCTCTGTGACTCCTCTCCAATCTCCCCAGCCACTCTTACTCTctcctctcagccttctctctaactTATAAGCTTCTCTAActctgtctcttcttttctccctctctctctctctcttcctcagtcTTCCTCGAACTCCCTGTCTCACTCAATCAATCCTTCTATCTCTTTTGAAAGAATTGTCTCTCCACAATTCTTTCTTCTCGCTGTAACTGTCTCCTctatctgtgtttctgtctcaCTCACTCTTCCTCTTCTGTCTCACTCAATCTACTcttgtctcctctcctctccctctttttcttctctcaccaCACCTCTCCAATCACGCCTCCCCATGGGAAgtgcaatcaaaatgttttttccagtcttcccgaccacctgcagcccacaagggaaAAATAGCCcttcaggtgtgtttctcctctccttagaccagcaacttaattaacatctttaattctacttcctaatatttaccattctgtatggacacagtaataggcatgtttaggcttgtagggtgactctcctggggacatctcaccacggactcagactgcagtgctcaggctggattcatcattcctaaccccagcagggtccaaatctagttgttactttttggatcatgacataatttatccatgaccaagcacttaacttatagttaagcattatggcacctTGGCAAGGCCCATtgcaatgccagggtagctagctcaccgcttaccctgggtccatccagttccttgtcgggaccctgcttttggagatctaggaagtaagggcaactgaggcttaagttgaaagAGCAGATATTATCTGgagtaatattatctggagtcaatcaattccTAAGCcccaggcttgtctttttaactgtcttcctatatccatacgaaaagcaattgctctgaaataactaaccatgcaaaggacagcaaggaaaagagaaagacaatatttacaagtcagagtctggtcaggagacaaaggtaattgacaggttgaagaagcaatcaacaaacacaagctcccagggccagggaggaaggacaaaccaatgttatactACAGCTAGCTTTCTACTTTCTCCCAGTTTCACTGTCTTAGATACCTCATAGATCAGACTTATTGAGTATATTTCACTCAATTTATGTCCTCAAGACTCACTGAGGTGGTAGCACATGTCAgaatttcctttcatttaaatATCAAACTATATCCTGTTCTGTGTAATGTGTTATATTTTctctatccatttatctgttgatGCTGTGTCTGAGCTGTTATAAATATTACTGCTGTAAATTTTGGTGTAtaattacttcttttttcttttcttttctttttttttttgaattgctgtgagataacagttacaaagtttgtatgtttgagttttggtcatagagtgattcaaatacccatccctccaccagtgcacatttacaccacccaaaatccccagtaccccccttACCCATCCCaactcttcccctgcctgtgtggcagacaatttccacaatactttctctctactttgaattacattcactatttcaacaccagtcccgccattattatttggaattttcccaccacactcaaacctgctgaaaaggcaacgccagacagtttgttttgtattgcttgttatgaatagcatataatgtcTCGTGACCACGAGACCAgccatgcactcctggaattctaaagttttaataattagagtctggagagatctctgaagCAAGCTGCAAGGTTTCGAGATCCATTTGTGTttctctggatcgtggctgttTAGGCGCTTAGTAAGTAGCcgggggcagttcgtgggtgtcaTCTCAGAATCACattggggtggagggaaggagagggactggTTTCTCCCCTATCCCGTAAGGCCTGGCATTTGCCCCTACTGCTCCTGCATACCTGGACCtttcattgagttctggaagatggcagctgtggggattcctagggggcaggtggagggccaGCACCTGCTCCCGTGTGGCATAGCCCAgtgaaagtggcctattgcaaagtccagaggcatctctgcagagagctgctcaattctgagattcatttgtgtgtctctgggtcatggtCTTTTAGAACTTAATAAGTAGCTgggggcagttcgtgggcatcatctcagagtcctgttggggtgggggaaagaagaGTATAATTGCTTCTTTAAGGCCTGATTTTAATTCTTTGGGTTATATATAACCAGACATGGGATTGATGAATTTatggttttgttggttttgtttggggcccacacccagcagtgctcagggcttactcctgactctgtgctcagagatcactcctggtggtattcaggagaccaCCGAGGGTGTTGGGGATTCAAATGGGaatggccatgtgctaggcaaattcTCTGATCTCCTTAGCATTTCTCCAATCccagatattattattatcatcatcatcattattattattattattattatttgctttttgggtcacacctggcaatgcacaggggctactcctggctctgcactcaggaatcactcctggtggtactcaggggatcttatgggatgctgggaatcaaacccgggtcggccgcatgcaaggcaaatgccctacccgctgtgctattgctccagccccccaatcccagatattctaattttaatttattggggaacagttttttATAATGGATGCactattttttccatttagaACGACAGCTTATTGGCATCCCAATTCTTCCACACATTCACCAAGTTACTTTCTGAGTTTTTTCTCTTCAGAGTCGCCATGCTAATTGGGTATGAAGTGGCAtttcattatggttttgatttgtatttctctaatgATTAGTAATGTTGATGGTCTTTCAATTACTTATTGGATACGTTTATAATATTTAGATAAATGTATATTCAAGTCTTTTGTTCTCCCCCAAACATGCACCTttcttctttttgccttttgggtcacatccggcgatgctcaggggttactcctggctcatgcactcaggaattactcctggcggtgcttgggggaccatttgggatgctgggaatcaaacccaggtcaacctcgtgcaaggcaaacaccctacccgctgtgctatcgctccagtccctctttttcttttttgttcacacCCCAGGCCATCCCTGGTTTGGTGCTATGAGACTGGGGCGGGAGTCaaaaccaggcctcctgcatgcagagctcttgccccagccctttgagtcagCACCCCAGGTCCTTTtgcctattttttctctttttttttgtatgaattttttgtttatttattttggggccacacccagtgatgtttgggggttgttcctggctctgcccacccGCCTTACCCGCTGGAGAAGCCTAAGAGCCAGGAATTCCAGTGGGGCCACCACTGACAAAGACAGGCTCATGGGTgcctctggctctgtactgagtCAGCAGGGATGGTCGCTGCCTGCGGGTGCTGAACGGCTCCATCAGGAGAGGCAGTGACAGGGCTCAGCATTGTAGCCCTGCGGAGACTGAGCTCTCACACTTTCCTCTAGGGTGGTGGGCGGCCTCCAGTCGGGAGGAATTCTCCAGATTTACTGCCAAGGCCATTGTCTTTGACTAAGGAGTGGCCACCACCCAGGAGGAACCCCACCCCCCTCGCCTCAGGAGGGTGAGCTGGGACCCAGAACACTCATGAAGCAGCTTCAAGAATCTGGATGGAATATGAGATCAGTAACAAGACGTGTTTCACTGGGTTTCTCTCGGAGAATCTGCTGAGCCTCAGAGGCTCTGGCACAGAGCAGCTTTCAGCCCGACAAGGAGTTAGCGCGGCTGGTTAATGGGACACAGAACCCAGCAGGCAGCTGGTATCGAAAGCTGTGGTCTCTCTCCTAGGAGATATGAGTGAATCATCAGAGTCACACCATGGGGACCCGGAGAGGGTTCAAAGTCGACCTCCTGTGGGAGCCCGGGCTTAGACACCTGCCTCCACACGAAGCACCCCAGCATCACTGGCAGTGCTGCCCCCTCCAGAAAAAGAACCCACAGGACAGAAGCATCTGCCCCTGCAGTAAAGCCTTTGTTCACAGTCCTTTGGTTTTCAAAGTGCCTGGAAAGGGCAGTTCCACCTTTCACCAGTGTCACCCATTGTCCAAATGTTGGCATAATGGAACTGCCGTCCCTTTGTGCCACCTGGACACGTTTGGATCTTCTGCTTTAGGACTCTGGTATACATAACTTTTTGtctggggctcacacctggcagtcttgAGGGACCATGGAGTGCCAGGAGCTGAACCCTTGGCTCCTGTGTATAAAGCACACGCTCCAGTTCTTTGACCCATCTTGCTAGTCCCTGGTTTACTTagcttttacaatttttatagtggccatacccagtggtgctggagaaatCAGGTGAGTGGGGGTAATACTGATGGGGGCTGATGGGGGTCTACAGGGAGCCACTCCAAAGGATACTTGGCCTGAAGTGTGAGGTCAGCTGGTTCTGTGCCCTGAGCCCAAACAGTGGTGCCTGGGGCCCAGTGGTCCTCACAGGTCTGAGTCAAGGCCTCAGCATGGTGGCACATGCATGCATTACAACTTTAAGTCTCTCCCTAGCTCTTATTTCCTGGAGAACTCTCCAGATTCCTCCATCACAAGGACCATCTTCCTGCTTTTGCTTTCCTCTCCAGACCTGATATCACATTGACAGAATTTCCCAGAATATACTGCATCCTAAAACAAAGAGCATAAAAATCTATTTAGTCTGAGCAGCAAATTCATAAAGTGCTTTTAACATTTTTCAGGTAGCCAAAggtgaaaacaacccgagtggcTGATCTGACAGATGGCTCACAGAAGGTGGCACATCCCTGCCAAGGACTATCAGCCACAGAGAGGCATGAATTACAGTCCTGTGTCACAGAGAGCTGTTTCAGGTCATGGTGGGGGTTCAGTATACAGCTTCAAGGTCCAGATTGTTCCAGCCATCACACAGTGATGCAGGAATCACTGAAGCAGCATTTCTCAGAACCACATATGCCTGCTGTTGCCATGTAGCAGTGCTGCTGCATGCTATGATGAAGATCTCCCAAGTATGGTAAGTAAAAAAGCATTTGGTCACAAAGGACTTCATCacatatgatttcatttatatgacatacagaataaataaatttataggaCAGATAAGGAGACCGTGTTTGCCAGGGATCATGGGAAAGAAGAAACTGGGAGTAGCAGCTAGAAAATAGGATATTACTTTTGAGGTGATACAAATATTCTAAGATTTAAGGGATAGGGGGTGGCTCAACAGGATAGAGCACGTGTTCTTCATGTGGGAAGTCTGGGTTAGAAATCAGGCAAccctagcactgcagggagtgatttctgagcactacaccaggagtgatccctgagtattaaCGGGATGACCCTCATAATAATAGTGGCCATGGAAAGGCTCAAAGGattggagcatgtgctttgcatgttgtAGTCCCAGGTTCCTTCCTAGGTACCAGATggctccccaaacaccaccaggagtgatctaagCACCAAGCCTCTGAGTTTTACTGgggatagttaaaaaaaaaaaaccaaaacaaagtgcTATTGGACCCAAGAACAGCTCTGTGGCAAAGTGTCTGCCTTGCCCAGAATTTAATCCCTAGTATCACAATTGGGAGTAGCTAGTATAACCTATAGGGCATCATCCTCATAGTACAGCTGTTAGCATCCCGCGACATGGCATTCAAGTATTGGAGCACCACAACCAGATATGTGCTACCTCTGGTCATCACAATAGCAACAAAAGAGGTATGTTACTGATAATATGACTTAATTTAACGCCAAAAATCAACAAGAGTTTAAGCTGATGTTGGTGCTTAAGTTTCACTATTtccatttattacattttataagtatcaaaatattttaaaaggaaaatctcCATATTTCAGCACCTTTAGCTGCACTTCCCCACTCCCACACTATTTTCCTTTTGTCTTAGGTTCTACAAATGATCTAGCACCCATTCTGTAATcctcactgtaaaaaactaaggcacaccgaggGGCGCGTGTACTCaagggctctccgggtggctctgtctcaccacccgcgttcggtgctccggaaccgctgtgtgtgctgtcggtcaagggcaggcgatggaaggaagaaggccaaactggtagctcaatcagtttatttcattctctctctccgcttcttctgagtctgggcctctctgtgccccacagtcttacTTTATATAGCAagttacatagggcagtagcacaaaggtgggtttaacatcaacaaatcaacaaagaagggtaaaaccattttttgaggagattaacaaaatctcatctaaggaaatctcatctaaggagatcctctcaagggtgattccaaataagggtgtgttcgggtgtgagctagtaatctgcttaaatagttataataaatctacttctaatatttctagcaatgtcattctgtatgagcacagtaagagatataaagtttggttcttcctgaggacatctcactatacagtcctcaggccaggttaatcttcctaaccctagcagggtcctagtcttttggatcatgacagcattgtctatgatcatgccctcaacttatagttgaatattgtggcactTTTGCCTGGCCTacctcgatgccagggtagcacataactcaccgcttgccctggatc contains these protein-coding regions:
- the ACTR1B gene encoding beta-centractin, encoding MESYDIIANQPVVIDNGSGVIKAGFAGDQIPKYCFPNYVGRPKHMRVMAGALEGDLFIGPKAEEHRGLLAIRYPMEHGVVRDWNDMERIWQYVYSKDQLQTFSEEHPVLLTEAPLNPSKNREKAAEVFFETFNVPALFISMQAVLSLYATGRTTGVVLDSGDGVTHAVPIYEGFAMPHSIMRVDIAGRDVSRYLRLLLRKEGADFHTSAEFEVVRTIKERACYLSINPQKDEALETEKVQYTLPDGSVLDVGPARFRAPELLFQPDLVGDESEGLHEVLAFAIHKSDMDLRRTLFANIVLSGGSTLFKGFGDRLLSEVKKLAPKDVKIKISAPQERLYSTWIGGSILASLDTFKKMWVSKKEYEEDGSRAIHRKTF